The sequence below is a genomic window from Zygosaccharomyces rouxii strain CBS732 chromosome D complete sequence.
GACAGTACTTCACCAATTCaaaacaacaagaattcAATTACAAGAGTAAACAGTTACTGTCGATCAGTATCAATACCGTTGATGATTGGTAATGGTACCAATTTCATTGGTACTATGAATAATCCGCTTGATCTTAACataccaaagaaaagaaagagggATGTCAATAGACAAAGACTATCAGCACATAAGGTTTCATTATTTCAATATTCAAATGTAAAGGCTATTAGTTGCACCGACGGTAATAAAAATACAAGtccattattatcaaaTGGACCGTTAGAGTTATATCAAATTGTTACACCAGCACCGAATAACTATGATAAAAGTCAAGAGATGAACTATTTATCACTGGGGAGAAACGGAAATATTGTGCATCCAATTTTACCAAGGTTACAagttaaaaaattgaaaactaATGGAGTTAGGTTTTTAATTACGTTTTATAATCCAGAGAGGTATTGGGAATTAGAATTCCTCCCGAAcaatgatgataaagaTTTATGGGCAATcgttgatgattttgaaaaaataatttccaaaatttgtgTTTATAAAAGTGTGGAAGAGATACGAGGGGAGAAtgtaaatgaaaatgaagaaaaggaggatgacgatgaggatgacgatgaggatgaattaGATTATTTGTTAAATGAATCGGAACAAGCACAGGATTCGAACCCAAGACTAGAAGTGATACGACGTGAAGAAACTCGAGCATCCCGTGAGACCTCCACGgatgaattcatcaaccAGGCATTTAAAAGGGCGATTCGTGCACTAAGCAATCCAAGAGATGCTACCACGAATCGGCCGAGGAGGCATAGTACATTTATTGCCCGTCGACCGCATCAGcagcaaccacaacaaaATGACGTCATGAGCAAAAGATTTTCATACCAAGGTTTACCACTTCGCATAGCATCGGACCCAACAAATTAAATTAACATCTAATTAAATTTTATTTAACAATCAAGCTCCAGTTTCAGATAGAGCGAGTCTCTGTTCCAATTGacgatttcttttctctaattcttcattcttggccagtaattcttcaactcTTTCCTCAAGTTGAGACATTCTTTCTAATTTCCTAGCTCTAGATCTCCTTGCGGCCTCGGTATTACGTGCCCTTTTCATCGCAACAGGATCATCACTTTCGCATAAAACCGGCGTCAGTGGTGCGTTCCTATTCTTACGATTGTAAGAAACAACACCTAACTTGTCTACCTTGGAAACACGGGAAGCCCTACTCCTTGGCTTGGGATCTGGTTGGGGTGTAGGCAAAACAAAATCGGACACTGGTGCGGGGATCTCAGAAACCGGAAACTCTGGCACCGAATCGACAGCGATACCGAAATCGACATCGCTCGAACCCGTCGCCAGTTCCTGTAATACACCTTCAACTTCAGTACTTCCTACTCCTGTACTACTTTCAACATTTGCATCCTCACCAGTACCAAACAGAGGTTCCCATGTTTCCTGATGCTGTGGTGGATCCAATTCGAACATCGCCTGCTCATCTTCTAAAAAGAAACTGTCCGCGATCTCCGCACCCAAACATCCGGGCACGGGGCTATCTAACTTATTCTCAAATAAACTTTGTACTGACATttttttggataaaaataTTCGTATGAAAACacatctttaaaatcaaaatcaaaaaacGACCTTTAACGGCTATCGTTGTTACTACTATGACACCTCATGGTGTTGTACGCACTCTAACACATTTTCTCATAAtacaattgaaaaaacaaagTGGGAGAAAACTCCTTTTTACAGTAAACTTTTATTCTCGAGTTACTGCTATATTCTATCTTCAATCCTAATGGATATCTAACTTAACAAGCCATCTTGAGTATATTCAAATCTATATTTCTCTCTCCTATACTCAAAATTAAAACTAATACCAATTTCCTGTGTATTCCGCGTTAGTAGTGCTTGTAGTGTTTGTAGCTATAAAGTGCTTGACTTGGTTCGGGTGCGTAAGCATTATAGAAGGTaaaaacttttttcaaaaatttgtcACTTTTTATAGCAAGAATTTGCGTGGGTCTCGCTTCCGCGTGGGTAACCCAAAATGGGCAAAGATCTGTCGGCTTACTTTTCTTAATTGGTGTACGGGTGACAGTCATTCGAATCGGAACGTTGTCCCGCTTGCTTTTTTTATCTCAGCTATTATGAGATCGTTCTAGATTTGCCTTTGTCTTCAAGGAGTACAGAACCTTCACAATTCACTCCGCAAGCAATCTTCCCTGCGTCCGAATTACTGAAGGTAGGAAAACGTCAATTGATGTTCTTTCCTTCTACTTCCTATAATGGAAGCAAAAAGAAACGCGGGATGGACAAGAACAACATGTTGCAACACTAACTAACCGGGGCCGACTTAAATCACCCATTTTTCCAGTCCCTCGAAACTCTCGAGATAACTTTGTACTTGTCTGTCTTGGCAACAGACTGTATAATTACTCTTGTCCCTTGGTTTCCTTTTAATGATGTCTTGTTTGTCTGTGCGGGTggcatttttttttctttccgTGCACCGAAGAAATCGAACGAAGGAAAGATAGAatattactattattaaGATTTTCCGTAGGGAAAGGCTAATACCCGAATTGGATCAAACTGCACCGAATTGAATCGCGATACTTTATTGTAATCTTAAGAttaatttaaatttaaatttaattaGGTTacaatattttattttgcTGTAGGTTTCATTCAACTTTATTCTGCTCGTTGAAGGAACGTAGGTTGGAATCAAACTAGATAACTTGAGGAAGGCACCAGTCAATTGGAAGTTTATCGCAGTTGTTACTTCCTCGAAGTATCTAGGGAATAGGaaagaaggtaaaaaaaaaaaaaaaactgCAGAAGGAATATTAAAGTTGTTAGAGGTTCTGGAAAAACAGGAGAGTAAATAAAATAGAACACAAGAGGATAATCACAATACACGCAATATACACACCGATACCTTTTATACACATTGGCTACGATACCCCTGCTATCAAGGCTGCTAGGTCTTCCTCTCTACTAAACACAAATCTActatttcaatttcaaaacccTATCACCGGTACAACTATATGATCTCCCAAGGGCCTTCGGTATAGTGTACTATTTTCTACTACAGATATTAACAAGAACAGATCGGATTTATATTTTCCGCCGATGGATATCGGACCAACGTTTAAAGGTTATATCGAGGACGAAAACGATGTCCTCCTCGTTTTACAAGCGACATTAGATGGTAAATTAAAACACATTCCAAGGAGACCATATGAAGTGGAGAGAAGATATTTAATCGTTTCAGGATCAATATTTGttttcattgaagaaatttctgGTATTAAGCGTTGGACAGACGGTGTCTCATGGTCACCAAGTAGAATTTctggtaaatttttaatgtacaaggaattggataaatctgTTCAATATCCACCTATGGGATCGAATCGTAAGAGGTCAGGCACAACGTCGACATtctcatcaccatcatcatcatcaccatcatcgCCAAAATTAAAGATGAGTTCACTGACACCTGATCAAGTAGGTACTGGCGGTGATAGAAGAGGCCTTGTACCTGCATCGCCATCAAGTGGTAGTAGTGGGAGTAGCAATAATTCATTAGTTCATGCGCACTTTTCAACACCTCACCAAGCTTTTTCACCTTTACATCAGCATCGtcatcagcatcagcatGATTCAAAATATACGGGATTTGTTAAAAAGACTATGAGCGTTAGGATCAAAACGCCTGATATGATGTCACCAGAGACTTTGCATATTGTTTCTTACTATGCTGTTGAAGATGTTCAGTCTGGTAAACTAATTAGACCAAGggatttaccattttttaGTGGTACAAAACCATCACAAGAATTATTGATAGCTATGGAAAATACCTCGTTAGGTTCTCATAGTAAATCAGGTTCATCAACAGCTGTTAATTCACCATTAGCGACCGGTGCTAATACTAGTGGtaaaatgaaattcatcGGTATTAATAGTACTGCTGGCAGTATGAGGGATTCACAAccacagcaacaacagaaACAAAAACTAGAAAATAACGATAACTTTTATCAGCGACaggaacaacaacagctaCAACAATCTAAACCAGTTCTGCCGAATATGCAGCCACTGCCGGGCTTAAGAATTCCCTCTTTGACCTCCATCTATAAcattaataataataataataacaatagtCAACCTAATGGTGGAACAGCATTACCTCCACATCCAAAATTCACGAGGTTTATTGGAAGCCCATTACCAAATCCTTATTTGAATAATCCACATCAAAGTTATCAATTGACGAATGCTAGAAATACAACAACTGCAAATGctcctcctcctcctcctcctccaccacctgcaccaCCTATGATAAACAAGCTCAACGAAAGATTTTACAGTTTCCCGCCAGGTTATGTTTATTATGGTAGTTCACCCCATCAGAATAGTAGTCTTTTTTACCCTTTGCCTACTACTGCACCATCGACTATGGCAACGGCAACTCAATTACCACATCCACCAACAAGTACAAATACAAATACGACTTCGACCAACGTTCCAGATCTACAGGATGGGACATCTTCTGGACCAACTTTTAGAAGGGCGCCGGCGGATGCTGGAGATTAATTGAAGATTTGCAATTCATGCAATAAGATGGCATTTTAATATAAGGTTGTGTGCTTTACACTATGAGAGAAAAcattaaaaaaagaatattacATGAacattcaaaattttctgaCCTTTCTCCATTATCGTAACAATTCATACATTCAATGGAATCGTACATATGTCATTGTCAGTATTATTGTTTATTATTAACACTTCGGTGCCCTGCATCATTTCTTTCGTGGTATGCGATTGGATGGATAGAAAGACGATccgaaaaaaaatgtagGTAACCTAAGTTAGTAAAAAGTATAATAAGTTTATCAAAAATTAAATTCCATGTAGTAGTTAATTGTAATCTATTTTCAACTTGTATTGAAatagtggtggtggagTTAAAATTGTCCATGAATAAAAGTGATACTCCCCCATGTTAGAAGATGGTAACAATCACGAATACCTCGTTCCTGATGTAGCTGCTGCATCGTCTTCAGATGTTGTAGAACCATGTAGATCTGAGATTATTGATAATGATGGTAGTAGATTAGGTGGGACTCAAATTGTTGCAATTAGTGGTGCATTAGCAGGATTTTTATCAGGTGTTGCAGTTTGCCCATTAGATGTTGCTAAGACTAGGTTACAAGCTCAGGGTATGCAATcccaaaatgaaaataaatatTATCGAGGAATGTTTGGGACTTTAAGAACAATCTATAGAGATGAAGGACCAAGAGGAATGTATAAGGGTTTGGTACCAATCGTGCTTGGATATTTTCCTACATGGATGATTTATTTCTCAGTTTATGAATTTTGCAAAGATTTATACCCAGCTTTATTCCCTGGTTATGATTTTATTTCACACTCATGTTCTGCAATTAGTGCGGGTGCAGTCTCAACAATCTGCACAAATCCGATTTGGGTTGTAAAGACAAGATTAATGTTACAAACACATGTTTCGACTAATCCAACACATTATAAAGGTACTAGGGATGCATTTCGTAAAATATGGAACCAAGAGGGTATAAAATCTTTTTATGCAGGGTTAATACCGTCATTATTAGGTTTATTTCATGTAGCGATTCATTTTCCAGTTTAcgaaaaattaaagataACTTTTAAATGTTATGGAGATTCGGATCTACGATCAGGAAGATCTTTGCATTTGGGAAGGCTAATATTGGCATCATGttgttcaaaaatggtTGCATCTTTAATCACATACCCACATGAAATTCTTAGAACTAGGATGCAATTAAAGTCAAATTTACCAAGTACTGTTCAAAAAAGATTATTTCCATTGATTAAAAACACTTATCAAAGAGAAGGATTTAGAGCTTTTTATTCAGGATTTGCCACAAATTTATTTCGAACAGTTCCAGCATCTGCGATTACGCTAGTATCATTTGAATATGTGAGAGATCATATAACATCCTTAAATGATAGTATCttgtcaccaccacctttaCCTAGGAAGTCATCACCAAATTAATTGAATGGACACATTAAGAATTTTAGTTGGgagggaaaaaaaaataaaaaaataaaaattaaTAGGAGTGATTAATTCGAAGAGAAATGTCTATGTTCAATTGGCATGCATGTTATGTACATTATATTCTTGTTACGCGCTTAAATAGTTATTTATCATGTTACCTTTTGGCTTTAAATTATATTTATTTGTTATATTACCCTTACATTACATGGATCTTCTTGACGATGTCTACAAAATTCAATGTCTAAGCTAAGTTAAAAAGAAACTTACCGGAGTTATTCGTCACGATTGAAAGTTAAGTTCATTTGGGTTTTATTAGGGGGGGATAGAGGAATTCAATTAGGGACTTGTTGAATAATGAGATTGCTGAAATTGTTAAGTGCATTGTACTTGATAATAGGTATTGCAAGATCTAGTAGTGTTAGTAGTGATTatgatggtgaatttgaaCCGAGGGCACCCTTGGGAGAAAAAGAGTTCAGACAAGAGTTAAAGAGTGGATTACATCTGGTAGAATTCTATAGTCCATACTGTCCTCACTGTCGTGACTTTGCACCAACTTGGCATGAAACGTGGAGGAAATTTCGTAAAGAAGGGGAGAGGTTAAACATTTCATTCGTTCAAGTTAACTGCGTTAAAGACGGTGATCTATGTTATGATGAAGCTATAACGGAATATCCTGCCATTAAATTATATGGTCCAGAAGGGTTTATTAAGAATTATCCAAATGAGTATGAAAGGACAGAGGGAGATCTGATTAACTTTGCTCGTCAAGAGGCCTTAGATCCAATAAATATGGAGGCAACAGATTTAGAAATCTCGagtaaatttttaaatgcACAGGATTTTAACGAATTATTAGCTGGTAAAGGGAAGCAACCTTATTTAGTATCGTTCTGGCCAAGTGATGATCATGAAGATCCATTAGCTGGAAGTAAGAGTTACGATTTTTGTCCAGAATGCcaaactttccaaaaacTTTGGCCTCAGATTaccaaaaaattgttgcTTCAAGGTGTTGCAACCGGTCATATCAATTGTGAAACTTTACCCAATTTATGTCATGAAATGGAGTTCCACAAATTGGTTAATGGTGCACAAGCAGTGGATAATTACCCACGAGTTGCCCTAGTACTCCCAGGTAAGGGTGTAAACAATCTTTTTATCTATGAAAACGGATTTTCTAGTTCTGTCTGGTCCTATGAAGATTTTGCAGTTAGAGCCATTTCTAACTCTGAAGCACCAGAAATCACACTTGAACAAATTGTGGAATTAGTCCGTcaagatttccaatttcctGAAAGCAAGAATCTTCCCGTTCCATCTCAGGCTCTCCACGTTGTTTTCGCTTACAGTCCTGAAAATGTAGTAACTGAGGATTTCCACGTTCTTGAACACTTGGTTAAGCATTTGGCTAAAGTTCCTAATGCGTATTTACACAAATCGAAGGATGATGTTTCCACGGCGGCAAAGGTTAGTTTGGACTACATGtatgaaaaaataaattatAACAGAAGTGAGCCTGTAAAGTTACCAAAGACtgattatttggaattgaatttaGTTCCTCAGAGTCCTACTTTttacatcttcaaagaaggTGATTGGGTACCTCATTTATATGTTGGAGATTCTACAACAGAGACAAGAAACGTTGAAGCTTTGGCTAAATGGTTTAATGAATCTGCATTACCTGTAATCAGTGAAGTGACACCTTATAATTTCGGTCAATTGTTGAGTTTCCAACCTTCTGATTATGATGCGGTGGCAATCCAGCTGGTCGACCTGACTGATGCTGAAAGTATTAAAACAAGCAACGaacagttgaaaaatttcattaagGCGGCTTATGACTACGAAGATGTTAGAATGCAAAATGTGGTCAACGTACGTGCTGAGAAAAGAGCtaataagaataaaagaatcaaagaattgaaagctGCTAAAGCATCTTCTGATAAAATTGGCAAAGTTTACCATGAGgaaattaaatttgaagataaaaaCAAAGTAATTCTGGGTTATGTGGATATTTCTAAAGGACCGCATGTTCTAGAAGATCTCGGATTCCATAGGGGTAGAGATGACTATAAGAGTGGTGACGTTCTTGTGGTTGATAGTTACTCTAGCGCCTTTACGGAGAAGGATGTTTTTGGTAATAGATTAACAACAGATTCAATGTATGCATTAAGGGAGACTTTAGTCAAGCTAATTTTACCAGAACTATCACATTTCCATGAACGTTTAGAATCTCAAGAATTATCCTTCAACTATAGCAGAGGGTTGGATATCTTTGAACCCATGAGAAAGCATAAAGTATGGCGCtatttcttcatcgttGGTGCTCTTGTTCTAATCGTCAAGGCACCAtcattttacaagaaattcaagTCTAATAAGAAGTATAAGGCCAAAAGAAGTACTGTTGGAATATTAGGGCAACCTAGCAAAAGATCAAAGGACTAAGAATGTATTTTTAGCGCCTgctattgttattatttaGTTTTTGGGGAATTCAACATAGCTTTttaatttgataaatttttttcctaaTTTTGCATTAATTAATTCTAACCCTCGTCAATTATCTCGCAATAGTGAGTATTTCCTATTTATGACGATGATATTAATACATGGTAACTAAAGAGTGTTCTTGTACTCGAATGCAAATTTTTACACAGATCCAGAATGTCCATTTCCtgtttttgatttaaataGATTCACCAATATTAACATTACCTTATTCTTAcccagaagaagaagattccAACAACGAAGAAGATCAATAACCACATCTTGATGctaattcttgatttttGAGCCATTACCATCATGTTTTTGAAAGTACCTTTCAACTTCATTGTagtattttcaaaagtatcaCCCAATTGATCCAGAGTATGATTACTACCGCGAATTTCATCTCCCATTCTCACAGATAGATTCTTGAGAGCTTTTATCTTTTGACCCATAACACCTACATCCTGCTCACTTTGAGACTCCAGTTGAGCCAGAGAACTTTGAGAATAATCTGCCTTCTTGGGCTGGGCATACGGTGATGCTGGTTGGTTGAAATTGGTATCAAACAATCGCGTCCTCGTATTATCACGCTGGTGTAGTGACCGATCCATGTGTGTATATATTTAAAACCGTGTCAATAGTCTTGAAAGACGTGTTCTATCAAATACGCCGAATACAATCCAACTCACACTAATGGAACCCTCAAGCAAATAGCCTCTTTGCAATGTTGGCTGGATGGATGAATCGTTTGGCGTATGTTAAATGGACCGTTTATACGTTTTTCGATCTTCGTCATTAGCTACGTCTGATATTTGAAGGTACCTTAATTatagtgatgatgataatgattaTCAATCGTATTCATCGCTGGAACCAAGAAATAGTAAGGCATTCCTAAAGAAGTCGATAAAACACCTATGGAAGAACCTATGAGTGCCTCTCTTGAGGCCCTAAGTCAGATAAAACATATATTTTTAATCCTCTCAGGTAAGGGTGGTGTTGGTAAAAGTTCGGTGACTACGCAGGCCGCCCTGGCGCTATGCAACCTTGGCTATAAAGTTGGTGTTCTGGATATTGACCTCACAGGACCTTCCCTGCCGAGAATGTTTGGTTTGGAAGGTCAAAGTATTTTACAATCTCAACAGGGTTGGATACCTGTTCCGATTCCAGTACCAGATGACATAAAGGGAACATTAAAAGTGATCTCTTTGGGATTTCTATTAGATGATAGAGGCAATAGCGTTGTTTGGAGAGGACCTAAAAAGGCTTCTATGATCAAGCAATTCATTTCAAGCGTTGCTTGGGGTGAATTGGATTATCTTTTAATCGACACACCTCCCGGGACGGGGGATGAACATATATCTATTGCAGAACAATTGAGATGGTCGAATCCAGATGGTGCTATTATTGTAACGACCCCACAAAGTGTTGCTACTGCAGATgtgaaaaaagaaattaatttctgCAGAAAAGTGGAATTGGACATCTTGGGAATTGTAGAGAACATGTCAGGATTCATATGTCCCCACTGTGCAGAATGCACAGATATTTTCTCTAGTGGGGGAGGTTCAAAATTGGCCGAAACTTACTCAGTACCATATCTAGGTGCTATTCCCATAGATCCTAGGTTTGTGGAATTAATTGAAAATCAATCTACTGCAGGTGAATTATTAGTGCGTTCATATCACGAATCATCCATTTTTTCCGTCTTTAAAGAGATTCTTAACAAATTATTAGAACAGCAGAAACCACCTAGATTTTAAGTACTTCCCTTGTATATAAGGACTATACTCATTCTGATCTCTTTATATTAATGATTTCACTAGCATTAATGTTTTCTAAAGTTGTAGATGTTGAGGGAGCACaaattttccttctcaAAGTTGGTGGCATGAATTGGGtcttaattttattttggGGTGGTGTAGCCGTTTCGGTCTCATCATGACTTGATTCTTTTGGTGAACTCCTCTCTAGTGAATTCTGTGATGGTATTGATTGTGGCGGCAATGGTATCGAAGGCGTTGATAGTGGTGATGAAACTTTaggaaatttttcattcaGCAGTTGAAAGAGAAGTGGATAGTGTTGTTTGTTAACTAAATCCTCCTTCAACATCTGACTCTTTTTGGGGAATTTATTGTCTATTTGTACAATGTTGCTTAATATGCCACTGACTAAAACATCAATCTCATTAACGGAATTCTGTACGttatcttctttatcaaaaaaattaccTAATAGCCTTGAATTGTAACTGGCGGCTCTATTTTGATCCCTTTCTACTGCAACTTCGTTATAAGCATGGtttactcttttcaatgacTTTTTAAGCTGTAGCTCTACAAGTCCAATTTGTCTATTTTCATTGGAAACATCTCTTTCAATTACACTGTATAACGATGAAATGTCTTCTTTTAGTTGTTTAAAATTGGGACCTACTGCATCAAATATTGAGCCTTCTAACAATTGTCTATGGCTTGGAATCACAGGAAGTTCCTTCAATTCATTGTAGGActtatcattttcaatagTCTTGAAAgtaaatttctttcttcttctcctaGAATTATCCCCACTCATCAACTTCTCTGAAGTCGACACTTTTATGTTGCTAGTGGGTATGATTTTCACCTTTTGACTTTGATAGATTTACAACGGTTTGTTTGCAAATTGAACCTTCGTCGGGACAAAACGTTAATTATAATATTTGAGAGAGATCACTCGAGAAGATGAATGCAAGAAACCTCGAATGTGTTAGATTAATCAAACCTGCAAAGTCGAGTTAAGCATTCAAGACTA
It includes:
- the VAB2 gene encoding Vab2p (some similarities with uniprot|P40003 Saccharomyces cerevisiae YEL005C VAB2 Protein with a potential role in vacuolar function as suggested by its ability to bind Vac8p green fluorescent protein (GFP)-fusion protein localizes to the cytoplasm in a punctate pattern), producing the protein MSGDNSRRRRKKFTFKTIENDKSYNELKELPVIPSHRQLLEGSIFDAVGPNFKQLKEDISSLYSVIERDVSNENRQIGLVELQLKKSLKRVNHAYNEVAVERDQNRAASYNSRLLGNFFDKEDNVQNSVNEIDVLVSGILSNIVQIDNKFPKKSQMLKEDLVNKQHYPLLFQLLNEKFPKVSSPLSTPSIPLPPQSIPSQNSLERSSPKESSHDETETATPPQNKIKTQFMPPTLRRKICAPSTSTTLENINASEIINIKRSE